One region of Salinirubrum litoreum genomic DNA includes:
- a CDS encoding PPOX class F420-dependent oxidoreductase has protein sequence MIPESHRDIFERESFAHFATVMPDGTPQVTPVWVDHEDGEYVLVNTARGRRKEKNVRRNPKVGVSVLDPDDPYRYVSVRGEAELTEEGATDHIDELAKRYMGVDEYPHHGEESGARVIVRISTDHVVTSG, from the coding sequence GTGATTCCAGAGAGTCACCGGGACATCTTCGAGCGGGAGTCGTTCGCCCACTTCGCGACGGTCATGCCGGACGGAACGCCGCAGGTCACGCCGGTCTGGGTCGACCACGAGGACGGCGAGTACGTCCTCGTCAACACCGCACGCGGGCGGCGAAAGGAGAAGAACGTCAGGCGAAATCCGAAAGTCGGCGTCTCGGTGCTCGACCCCGACGACCCCTACCGGTACGTCTCGGTTCGCGGCGAGGCGGAACTGACCGAGGAGGGTGCCACCGACCACATCGACGAACTCGCGAAGCGGTACATGGGTGTCGACGAGTACCCGCACCACGGCGAGGAGTCCGGAGCGCGCGTCATCGTCCGCATCTCGACGGACCACGTCGTCACCAGCGGGTGA
- the sufB gene encoding Fe-S cluster assembly protein SufB codes for MSSEQDHLKETDTEARFEFKKEEKSAFKADKGLTEETIRVISEDKDEPEWMLQRRLRALKQFQEMPMPTDWPGQPDLSEVDVAEIVPYIRPDVEVRGGVDDWTDLPDDIKDTFDKLGIPEAEKNALSGVGAQYESEVVYQNMQERWEEKGVVFCNMDEAVQDYEDIVREHFMTKCVPPSDNKFAALHGAVWSGGSFVYVPEDVTVEMPVQAYFRMNSEGMGQFEHTLIVAESGSEVHYIEGCSAPKYSAFNLHSGGVEVFVGEDAHVQYSTVQNWSKNTYNLNTKRAIVEKGGRMEWISGSMGSKATMLYPSSILKGRGASDNHITIAFAGEGQNIDTGAKVYHNAPNTKSTIESKSISKDGGRTNYRGLVHIADGASNSSTAVECDALMFDNESTSDTMPYMEINESTVDVAHEATVGKIGDEDIFYLQSRGLDDDDAKQMIVSGFIEPITEELPIEYAVELNRLVELEMEGSLG; via the coding sequence ATGAGTTCCGAACAAGACCACCTGAAAGAGACAGACACCGAGGCCCGCTTCGAGTTCAAGAAGGAGGAGAAGTCCGCCTTCAAGGCCGACAAGGGCCTGACCGAGGAGACCATCCGGGTCATCAGCGAGGACAAAGACGAACCCGAGTGGATGCTGCAGCGCCGCCTGCGTGCGCTGAAGCAGTTCCAGGAGATGCCGATGCCGACCGACTGGCCCGGCCAACCGGACCTCTCCGAGGTCGACGTGGCCGAGATCGTCCCGTACATCCGACCCGACGTCGAGGTCCGCGGCGGCGTCGACGACTGGACCGACCTGCCGGACGACATCAAGGACACCTTCGACAAACTGGGCATCCCGGAGGCCGAGAAGAACGCACTCTCGGGCGTCGGCGCGCAGTACGAGTCCGAGGTCGTCTACCAGAACATGCAGGAGCGCTGGGAGGAGAAGGGCGTCGTCTTCTGCAACATGGACGAGGCCGTCCAGGACTACGAGGACATCGTCCGCGAGCACTTCATGACGAAGTGTGTCCCCCCGAGCGACAACAAGTTCGCCGCGCTCCACGGCGCGGTCTGGTCCGGCGGGTCGTTCGTCTACGTCCCCGAGGACGTGACCGTCGAGATGCCGGTGCAGGCGTACTTCCGGATGAACTCCGAGGGGATGGGCCAGTTCGAGCACACGCTCATCGTCGCGGAGTCCGGCTCCGAGGTTCACTACATCGAAGGCTGCAGTGCGCCGAAGTACTCGGCCTTTAACCTGCACTCCGGCGGCGTCGAGGTGTTCGTCGGCGAGGACGCCCACGTCCAGTACTCCACGGTGCAGAACTGGTCGAAGAACACGTACAACCTGAACACCAAGCGAGCCATCGTCGAGAAGGGCGGCCGGATGGAGTGGATCTCCGGGTCGATGGGGTCGAAGGCGACGATGCTGTACCCCTCCTCGATCCTGAAGGGTCGCGGCGCGTCGGACAACCACATCACCATCGCCTTCGCGGGCGAGGGCCAGAACATCGACACCGGCGCGAAGGTGTACCACAACGCGCCGAACACGAAGTCGACAATCGAGTCGAAGTCCATCAGTAAGGACGGCGGCCGCACGAACTACCGTGGCCTCGTCCACATCGCCGACGGGGCGTCGAACTCCTCGACGGCCGTCGAGTGTGACGCGCTCATGTTCGACAACGAGTCGACGTCGGACACGATGCCGTACATGGAGATCAACGAGTCCACCGTCGACGTGGCCCACGAGGCGACCGTCGGCAAGATCGGCGACGAGGACATCTTCTACCTCCAGAGCCGCGGCCTCGACGACGACGACGCCAAGCAGATGATCGTGAGCGGCTTCATCGAGCCGATCACGGAGGAACTGCCCATCGAGTACGCCGTCGAACTGAACCGACTCGTCGAACTCGAGATGGAGGGGAGTCTCGGATAA
- a CDS encoding ABC transporter ATP-binding protein, translating to MATLEIKNLHAEVAEEDGETILRGVDLEVNSGEIHALMGPNGSGKSTTAKVIAGHPAYEVTEGEVLLHLEDGDFGEDFEIPAEKATWNLLDLEPNERAALGIFLGFQYPAEIEGVTMTNFLRTALNAKLEEREELFEDEESEAADDEEDAGYETSPMEGPADDGEVGVAEFQQILQEKMELLEMDAKFAQRYLNAGFSGGEKKQNEVLQAAILEPSIAVLDEIDSGLDIDRLQDVSKGINALRDEQGTGILQITHYQRILDYVEPDHVHIMLDGKVVKSGDASLAQTLEEEGYDWVREDVYETA from the coding sequence ATGGCCACACTAGAGATCAAGAACCTCCACGCAGAGGTCGCAGAGGAGGACGGCGAGACCATCCTTCGCGGCGTCGATCTGGAGGTCAACTCGGGCGAGATTCACGCGCTGATGGGACCGAACGGCTCCGGAAAGTCGACGACGGCGAAGGTCATCGCCGGCCACCCGGCCTACGAGGTCACCGAGGGTGAGGTCCTGCTCCACCTCGAAGACGGTGACTTCGGCGAGGACTTCGAGATCCCCGCGGAGAAGGCGACGTGGAACCTGCTCGACCTCGAACCGAACGAGCGCGCCGCGCTCGGCATCTTCCTCGGCTTCCAGTACCCCGCCGAGATCGAGGGCGTGACGATGACGAACTTCCTCCGCACGGCGCTCAACGCCAAGTTGGAGGAGCGCGAGGAACTGTTCGAGGACGAGGAGAGCGAGGCCGCAGACGACGAGGAGGACGCGGGCTACGAGACCTCCCCGATGGAGGGCCCCGCCGACGACGGCGAGGTCGGCGTCGCCGAGTTCCAGCAGATCCTGCAGGAGAAGATGGAACTGCTGGAGATGGACGCGAAGTTCGCCCAGCGCTACCTGAACGCCGGCTTCTCCGGCGGCGAGAAGAAGCAGAACGAGGTGCTGCAGGCCGCCATCCTGGAGCCGTCCATCGCGGTGCTGGACGAGATCGACTCCGGGCTGGACATCGACCGCCTGCAGGACGTCTCGAAGGGCATCAACGCCCTGCGCGACGAGCAGGGGACCGGCATCCTGCAGATCACGCACTACCAGCGCATCCTCGACTACGTCGAACCCGACCACGTCCACATCATGCTGGACGGGAAGGTCGTCAAGAGCGGGGACGCGTCGCTGGCCCAGACCCTCGAGGAGGAGGGCTACGACTGGGTCCGCGAGGACGTGTACGAGACAGCCTGA
- a CDS encoding DNA polymerase domain-containing protein codes for MSDDTGGQSALVDFGHSEADEDRPDAEAAAVAGGVEAAEVIDASDKRFPDADGEIDVAVTQVDYSVEYADGEEYPVVHVFGRDGREPLHVRVLGFEPYFYVPTSRLADRAQRPEDEFDAILDSRETDADGDPFVSIRGEELTKLIGRTPRDVGQLRDEFEEHYEADILFPNRFLIDKDVGSGIRVPARWLDDDETTLQVHHEEVYPVDAEGDLRVNTFDIEVDDRSGFPEDGEEPIVCLTSHDNYRDEYVVWLYEAPEGDGPIPDSLPTYEPLEDDTDIDVRSFETEGAMLDAFVSYVEETDPDVLTGWNFEDFDAPYFLDRLEEVDPETDHDLDPDRLSRIGEVWRSGWGGPDVKGRVVFDLLYGYKRTQFTELESYRLDAVGEVELGVGKERYSGDIGDLWEDDPERLLEYNVRDVELCVELDRKQEIIAFWDEVRQFVGCLLEDAPTPGDTVDVYVLHKSFGRFALPTKGQADAEEYEGGAVFDPITGVKENVTVLDLKCFSEDTDVATPSGIRNIRELEEGDPVYTLNPDTFECEVKPVIDTQSYDNQYGELHHASGNTYDFKVTENHRFLLSKERGWDDLYPEDYEFDAYRDIPDSERFAFPNHEPMSGAQRDRFDLAGEASDGNVVVYAHDGLSSFRAQMPQSVESELDWANGTSRLASIEGKTGKYLLPVETYREHRDEIDEQADELFLKYDRGHAEMPCSFRMDDWLELIGWFVTEGSFTRDSHGIELHQQDEGGRASIRDLLDRMDINYSVEKAGFNISNRFLYDWFADYCGDGYANKRLPAWVFELDATHLRTLLDTLVAGDGRSTESGLQKFWTKSDQLKEDVARLAIQCGEKPTVSKQSDGTWYVSIGKRGSMRKADAEVEDHDGQVHCITAKDNHVVLAGRNGHFQWVGQSLYPMCMVTINASPETKAPDDYDGPVYTAPNGTEFQQEPDGIIREMVDELLTERDEKKARRNEHDPDSEAYQQFDQQQAAVKVIMNCFTPDTDVLTPEGVRNIRDLSVGDDVYSLDPERQEMQVKQVTETHAYPDYRGELVDIETSKTDFRVTPNHRMLVRKDDKNGASWDDYRFVEAGELNGSSHYELPHDWSMDHGEEIEEIDLTELLDGDYEVWVRPEVHGRTFTTELGWTPRRVPKADVGQTGYVFDAEEFERHREYIESVCELSFVHRESGRKWIPRTYDSDDFLELLAWYITEGSVSTSEDKQFGENFRGSATTIQIAQDALARTDGGAGVDTAESDHARIGDLLDRMGFDYYVNDQSYQFTSKLLGGLLERLGGTGSFEKCIPEFVFDASERQKRLFLDTMIAGDGDRQPNSWRYTTSSDRLRDDVLRLCAHLGLTASYGQNGGSWRIYCTEGAKNSFRMHRSGGRSTADEGAYCVTVEDNHTLLAGRNGKFQFVGQSLYGVTGWDRFRLYDKEVGAAVTATGREVIRETEKISNSIGHEVTYGDTDSVMLEIGQLSDDDLVPAEEIPEAMRDANPDATERELRERQTILETGFELESQINDGYDEFAERELNALEHRFQIEFEKLYRRFFQAGKKKRYAGHIVWKEGKYVDDIDITGFEYKRSDIAPITKRVQKDVLEMIVTGTDVDEIRQYLKSEIDAFEDGAVDLDEIGIPGGIGKRLDAYETDTAQVRGAKYANAFLGTNFQRGSKPKRLYLDKVHPDFWRRMEDEKGLDPQRNSLYGEFKADPDVICFEYADQVPDEFEIDYETMLEKTLKGPIARVIEALGMSWDEVKSGQEQTGLGSFM; via the coding sequence ATGAGCGATGACACGGGGGGCCAGTCCGCGCTCGTCGACTTCGGGCACAGCGAGGCGGACGAGGACCGTCCCGACGCGGAGGCGGCCGCCGTCGCCGGCGGCGTCGAGGCCGCAGAGGTGATCGACGCGAGCGACAAGCGGTTCCCGGACGCCGACGGCGAGATCGACGTGGCGGTGACACAGGTGGACTACAGCGTCGAGTACGCCGACGGCGAGGAGTATCCGGTCGTCCACGTCTTCGGCCGCGACGGGCGTGAACCGCTCCACGTCCGCGTCCTCGGCTTCGAGCCGTACTTCTACGTCCCGACCAGCCGACTCGCCGACCGTGCCCAGCGGCCCGAAGACGAGTTCGACGCCATCCTCGACAGCCGCGAGACCGACGCCGACGGCGACCCGTTCGTCTCCATCCGTGGCGAAGAACTGACGAAACTGATCGGCCGGACGCCCCGCGACGTGGGCCAACTCCGCGACGAGTTCGAGGAACACTACGAGGCGGACATCCTCTTTCCGAACCGCTTCCTGATCGACAAGGACGTCGGCAGCGGGATCCGCGTGCCGGCCCGCTGGCTGGACGACGACGAGACCACCTTACAGGTCCACCACGAGGAGGTCTACCCGGTCGACGCCGAGGGTGACCTCCGGGTGAACACCTTCGACATCGAGGTGGACGACCGGTCCGGCTTCCCGGAGGACGGCGAGGAGCCGATCGTCTGTCTCACCAGCCACGACAACTACCGCGACGAGTACGTCGTGTGGCTCTACGAAGCACCCGAGGGCGACGGCCCGATCCCGGACTCGCTGCCGACCTACGAGCCACTCGAGGACGACACCGACATCGACGTCCGGTCGTTCGAGACCGAGGGGGCGATGCTCGACGCCTTCGTCTCGTACGTCGAGGAGACCGACCCGGACGTGCTGACCGGGTGGAACTTCGAGGACTTCGACGCGCCGTACTTCCTCGACCGACTGGAGGAAGTCGACCCCGAGACCGACCACGATCTCGATCCGGATCGTCTCTCCCGGATCGGCGAAGTGTGGCGCTCCGGGTGGGGCGGTCCGGACGTGAAGGGTCGGGTCGTCTTCGACCTGCTGTACGGCTACAAGCGCACGCAGTTCACGGAGTTGGAGTCCTACCGACTGGACGCGGTCGGCGAGGTCGAACTCGGCGTCGGCAAGGAACGCTACTCGGGCGACATCGGCGACCTGTGGGAGGACGACCCGGAGCGACTGTTGGAGTACAACGTCAGGGACGTCGAGTTGTGTGTCGAACTCGACCGGAAACAGGAGATCATCGCCTTCTGGGACGAGGTACGCCAGTTCGTCGGCTGTCTGCTCGAAGACGCGCCGACGCCCGGCGACACGGTGGACGTGTACGTCCTGCACAAGTCGTTCGGTCGGTTCGCCCTGCCGACGAAGGGACAGGCCGACGCCGAGGAGTACGAAGGCGGCGCGGTGTTCGATCCCATCACGGGCGTCAAGGAGAACGTCACCGTCCTCGACCTGAAGTGTTTCAGCGAAGACACCGACGTAGCAACCCCCAGTGGCATTCGGAACATTCGGGAACTCGAAGAAGGCGACCCGGTGTACACGTTGAATCCGGACACCTTCGAGTGTGAGGTGAAGCCGGTGATAGATACTCAGTCGTACGACAACCAGTACGGTGAACTCCACCACGCCTCGGGTAACACGTACGACTTCAAGGTGACCGAGAACCACCGATTCCTTCTCTCGAAGGAGCGGGGGTGGGACGACCTCTATCCGGAAGATTACGAGTTCGATGCGTACCGTGACATCCCCGATTCGGAGCGGTTCGCGTTCCCGAACCACGAACCGATGTCGGGTGCCCAGCGAGACAGGTTCGATCTCGCTGGTGAGGCCTCCGACGGTAACGTTGTCGTCTACGCACACGACGGCCTGTCGAGCTTCCGAGCGCAGATGCCACAGAGCGTCGAGTCGGAACTCGACTGGGCGAACGGCACGTCACGGCTCGCGTCCATCGAGGGGAAGACCGGCAAGTACCTGCTCCCGGTGGAGACGTACCGTGAACACCGGGACGAGATTGACGAACAGGCAGACGAACTGTTCCTCAAGTACGACAGGGGACACGCTGAGATGCCCTGTTCGTTCCGGATGGACGATTGGCTCGAACTGATCGGGTGGTTCGTCACGGAGGGGAGCTTCACGCGCGACTCACACGGAATCGAACTCCATCAGCAGGATGAGGGCGGTCGTGCGTCGATTCGAGACCTTCTCGACCGGATGGATATTAACTACAGTGTGGAGAAAGCCGGGTTCAACATCTCCAACCGGTTCCTCTACGACTGGTTCGCGGACTACTGTGGCGACGGCTATGCGAACAAGCGACTGCCAGCGTGGGTCTTCGAACTTGATGCGACACACCTCCGGACGCTACTGGACACGCTCGTCGCAGGCGACGGGAGAAGCACAGAGAGCGGACTGCAGAAGTTCTGGACGAAGAGCGACCAACTCAAAGAGGACGTGGCACGGCTTGCGATACAGTGTGGAGAGAAGCCGACTGTTTCGAAGCAGTCGGACGGCACGTGGTACGTCTCCATCGGTAAGCGGGGGTCGATGAGGAAGGCCGACGCCGAGGTGGAAGACCACGACGGTCAGGTCCACTGCATCACTGCGAAGGACAACCATGTCGTTCTCGCGGGCCGGAACGGTCATTTCCAGTGGGTCGGTCAGTCGCTGTACCCGATGTGCATGGTGACGATCAACGCCTCCCCGGAGACGAAGGCCCCCGACGACTACGACGGCCCGGTCTACACCGCCCCGAACGGGACCGAGTTCCAGCAGGAACCCGACGGCATCATCCGGGAGATGGTCGACGAACTGCTGACCGAACGCGATGAGAAGAAGGCGCGCCGCAACGAACACGATCCGGATTCCGAAGCGTACCAGCAGTTCGACCAACAGCAGGCGGCGGTGAAAGTCATCATGAACTGCTTCACGCCGGACACCGACGTTCTCACACCCGAGGGGGTCCGGAACATCCGCGACTTGTCGGTCGGTGACGACGTGTACTCGCTCGACCCCGAGCGTCAGGAGATGCAGGTCAAGCAGGTCACGGAGACCCACGCCTACCCCGACTATCGCGGCGAACTGGTAGACATCGAGACGAGCAAGACCGACTTCCGGGTGACGCCGAACCACCGGATGCTGGTGCGGAAGGACGACAAAAACGGCGCATCGTGGGACGACTACCGATTCGTCGAAGCCGGCGAATTGAACGGGTCGTCACACTACGAACTCCCGCACGACTGGTCGATGGACCACGGCGAGGAGATCGAGGAGATCGACCTCACCGAACTGCTCGACGGCGACTACGAGGTGTGGGTCCGCCCGGAGGTCCACGGCCGAACCTTCACCACGGAACTCGGCTGGACACCCCGGAGAGTACCGAAAGCCGACGTGGGACAGACCGGCTACGTCTTCGACGCCGAGGAGTTCGAGCGTCACCGCGAGTACATCGAGTCCGTCTGTGAACTGAGCTTCGTCCACCGCGAGTCGGGCCGGAAGTGGATTCCCCGGACGTACGATTCAGACGACTTCCTCGAACTGCTGGCGTGGTACATCACGGAAGGGAGCGTCTCCACCTCCGAAGACAAGCAGTTCGGCGAGAACTTCCGGGGGAGTGCGACGACCATCCAGATCGCACAGGACGCACTAGCACGAACAGACGGTGGCGCGGGGGTCGACACTGCCGAGAGCGACCACGCCAGAATCGGCGACCTGCTCGACCGGATGGGGTTCGACTACTACGTCAACGACCAGAGCTACCAGTTCACCTCGAAACTCCTCGGTGGACTTCTCGAACGACTCGGCGGCACAGGGAGCTTCGAGAAGTGTATTCCCGAGTTCGTCTTCGACGCTTCCGAGCGACAGAAGCGACTGTTCCTCGACACGATGATCGCAGGCGACGGCGACCGTCAGCCGAACTCGTGGCGATACACAACCTCCAGCGACCGACTACGCGACGACGTACTCCGCCTCTGTGCGCACCTCGGCCTGACCGCGAGCTACGGACAAAACGGCGGCTCGTGGCGAATCTACTGCACAGAGGGTGCGAAGAACAGCTTCCGGATGCATCGTTCGGGTGGGCGGAGTACCGCCGACGAGGGCGCGTACTGCGTAACTGTCGAGGACAACCACACACTTCTGGCAGGGCGTAACGGAAAGTTCCAGTTCGTCGGGCAGTCGCTATACGGCGTAACGGGGTGGGATCGCTTCAGATTGTACGACAAGGAGGTCGGCGCGGCCGTCACCGCCACGGGACGCGAGGTCATCCGCGAGACCGAGAAGATATCCAACAGCATCGGCCACGAGGTGACCTACGGGGACACTGACAGCGTCATGTTAGAAATCGGACAGCTATCCGACGACGACCTCGTCCCCGCAGAAGAGATCCCAGAGGCGATGCGGGATGCGAACCCCGACGCAACCGAACGCGAACTCCGCGAGCGCCAGACGATCCTGGAAACCGGCTTCGAGTTGGAGTCGCAGATCAACGACGGTTACGACGAGTTCGCCGAACGCGAACTGAACGCGCTGGAACACCGGTTCCAGATCGAGTTCGAGAAGCTCTACCGACGGTTCTTCCAGGCGGGCAAGAAGAAGCGGTACGCGGGTCACATCGTCTGGAAAGAGGGGAAGTACGTCGACGACATCGACATCACGGGCTTCGAGTACAAACGCTCCGACATCGCGCCGATCACGAAGCGCGTCCAGAAGGACGTCCTGGAGATGATCGTCACCGGGACCGACGTGGACGAGATCCGGCAGTACCTCAAGTCGGAGATCGACGCCTTCGAGGACGGCGCGGTCGACTTAGACGAGATCGGGATTCCCGGCGGCATCGGCAAGCGACTGGACGCGTACGAGACCGACACCGCACAGGTTCGCGGCGCGAAGTACGCGAACGCGTTCCTCGGGACGAACTTCCAGCGCGGGAGCAAGCCCAAACGCCTCTACCTCGACAAGGTCCACCCGGACTTCTGGCGGCGGATGGAGGACGAGAAGGGTCTCGACCCACAGCGGAACAGCCTCTACGGCGAGTTCAAGGCCGACCCGGACGTGATCTGCTTCGAGTACGCCGACCAGGTGCCCGACGAGTTCGAGATCGACTACGAGACGATGCTGGAGAAGACGCTGAAGGGACCCATCGCCCGCGTGATCGAGGCACTCGGGATGTCGTGGGACGAGGTGAAGAGCGGCCAGGAACAGACCGGACTCGGCTCGTTCATGTGA
- a CDS encoding metal-dependent transcriptional regulator translates to MNTADQYLKAIYLLQRVEDGPAATGALADALDVSPASANEMIGKLEDRGLAEHEKYKGVTLTDDGIVRAREALQTYCIIERFLANVLDVAEFRAEARELEPVIDDTVAERLDTIIDRNPECPDCFDAETDACCYLELEPETPAD, encoded by the coding sequence ATGAACACGGCAGACCAGTACCTCAAGGCGATCTACCTGCTTCAACGAGTGGAAGACGGCCCGGCCGCGACCGGCGCGCTGGCGGACGCACTCGACGTGAGTCCGGCCAGCGCGAACGAGATGATCGGCAAACTCGAAGACCGCGGCCTGGCCGAACACGAGAAGTACAAGGGCGTCACGCTGACCGACGACGGCATCGTCCGCGCCCGCGAGGCGCTCCAGACGTACTGCATCATCGAACGCTTCCTCGCCAACGTCCTCGACGTCGCCGAGTTCCGCGCCGAGGCCCGCGAACTCGAACCGGTCATCGACGACACCGTGGCCGAGCGACTGGACACGATCATCGACCGGAACCCGGAGTGTCCGGACTGTTTCGACGCGGAGACCGACGCCTGCTGTTATCTCGAACTCGAACCCGAGACGCCCGCCGACTGA
- the sufD gene encoding Fe-S cluster assembly protein SufD, whose amino-acid sequence MAAQLPANLSPETVRTLSEERDEPEWLTQTRLDALEALETLDLPDVIQTPGRRWTNLEDLDFESLVDPLGAEEATERVTAEGVEVLDFETALAEHPDLVEERFGSVIDPQTNYLTALSVALFTTGTVVYVPEGVDATDVKIRTEMNGRSLFTHTLIVTEASSSVTILESIETGEEIEGNRYHSNLVEVAAGENSYVQYGSLQNLSENTYNVTLKRGRADTYASVNWIEGNIGSRLTRSDIETTLSGDSSESKIVGAFFGHDDQHFDVNARVWHEAEHTTADLVTRGVLDDRARSVYEGVQDVGREAWDTSSYQRENTLMLSDDSEADASPKLIINNHDTEASHSATVGQVDQEDLLYMTSRSIPERTARNMLVEGFFVPVLEEIAVDELREDIESLVAARLRE is encoded by the coding sequence ATGGCGGCACAGCTACCCGCGAACCTCTCCCCGGAGACGGTCCGAACCCTCTCCGAGGAGCGCGACGAACCCGAGTGGCTCACCCAGACGCGACTGGACGCCCTCGAGGCGCTGGAGACGCTCGACCTGCCGGACGTCATCCAGACGCCCGGCCGTCGCTGGACGAACCTCGAAGACCTCGACTTCGAGTCGCTGGTCGATCCGCTCGGTGCCGAGGAGGCGACCGAGCGCGTCACCGCCGAGGGCGTCGAAGTCCTCGACTTCGAGACGGCACTCGCCGAGCATCCCGACCTCGTCGAGGAGCGGTTCGGCTCGGTCATCGACCCGCAGACGAACTACCTCACCGCGCTGTCGGTCGCGCTGTTCACGACCGGCACGGTCGTCTACGTCCCCGAGGGCGTCGACGCGACCGACGTGAAGATCCGGACCGAGATGAACGGCCGGTCGCTGTTCACCCACACGCTCATCGTCACCGAGGCGTCGTCGTCCGTGACGATCCTTGAGAGCATCGAGACCGGCGAGGAGATCGAGGGGAACCGCTACCACTCGAACCTCGTCGAGGTCGCCGCCGGCGAGAACAGCTACGTCCAGTACGGATCGCTCCAGAACCTCTCGGAGAACACCTACAACGTGACGCTGAAGCGCGGCCGCGCCGACACCTACGCCTCGGTCAACTGGATCGAGGGGAACATCGGCTCCCGACTCACGCGCTCGGACATCGAGACGACGCTGTCTGGCGACTCCTCTGAGTCGAAGATCGTCGGCGCGTTCTTCGGCCACGACGACCAGCACTTCGACGTGAACGCCCGCGTCTGGCACGAGGCCGAGCACACCACGGCCGACCTCGTGACGCGCGGCGTCCTCGACGACCGCGCGCGCTCCGTCTACGAGGGCGTGCAGGACGTCGGTCGCGAGGCGTGGGACACCAGTTCCTACCAGCGTGAGAACACGCTGATGCTCTCGGACGACTCCGAGGCGGACGCCTCGCCGAAGCTGATCATCAACAACCACGACACCGAGGCGTCGCACTCCGCGACGGTCGGGCAGGTCGACCAGGAGGACCTCCTGTACATGACCTCCCGGTCCATCCCGGAGCGAACTGCGAGAAACATGCTCGTGGAGGGCTTCTTCGTGCCCGTCCTCGAAGAGATCGCGGTCGACGAACTCCGCGAGGACATCGAGTCGCTGGTCGCCGCGCGTCTGCGCGAGTAG
- a CDS encoding winged helix-turn-helix domain-containing protein: MSTSTAEANREDPLSDAEFRERLRELPPSAKLVAKVLESDAPLSQGQLAEESLLPDRTVRYALNRLEESDLVGSRYSFKDARKQVYFLNT, translated from the coding sequence ATGAGCACCAGTACCGCAGAGGCCAACCGGGAGGACCCCCTCTCCGACGCCGAGTTCCGTGAACGTCTCCGCGAGCTTCCCCCGAGCGCGAAGCTCGTCGCGAAAGTACTCGAGAGCGACGCACCGCTCTCGCAGGGCCAACTCGCCGAGGAGTCGTTGCTGCCGGACCGCACCGTCCGCTACGCGCTGAACCGCCTGGAGGAGTCCGACCTCGTCGGCTCCCGCTACAGCTTCAAGGACGCCCGGAAGCAGGTCTACTTCCTCAACACCTGA
- a CDS encoding ferritin-like domain-containing protein, whose product MSVGSQVSSDHQLARLLQIGVVLEEVVESRAHNHYESLSAEERTLDPEIEHLLADAAEESARHRERLSAVIDELDAETIPFDEIDGLVEAKYGQTKPEDFDGVLYDQLCNEETAYKFYDDLIEAIEASDAEFGIDRDRLLSMLREIRADEEEGVEQVTRIMETRE is encoded by the coding sequence GTGAGCGTCGGCTCCCAGGTCTCGTCGGACCACCAACTCGCGCGCCTGCTCCAGATCGGCGTGGTGCTGGAGGAGGTCGTCGAGTCCCGTGCCCACAACCACTACGAGTCGCTGTCCGCAGAGGAGCGGACACTCGACCCCGAGATCGAGCACTTGCTGGCCGACGCCGCCGAGGAGTCGGCCCGCCACCGTGAACGTCTCTCGGCCGTCATCGACGAACTCGACGCCGAGACGATCCCGTTCGACGAGATCGACGGCCTCGTCGAGGCGAAGTACGGCCAGACGAAGCCCGAGGACTTCGACGGCGTCCTCTACGACCAACTGTGTAACGAGGAGACGGCCTACAAGTTCTACGACGACCTGATCGAGGCTATCGAGGCCAGCGACGCCGAGTTCGGAATCGACCGCGACCGTCTGCTCTCGATGCTCCGTGAGATACGGGCCGACGAGGAGGAGGGCGTCGAACAAGTGACGCGAATCATGGAGACTCGGGAATGA